A window of Cryptomeria japonica chromosome 3, Sugi_1.0, whole genome shotgun sequence contains these coding sequences:
- the LOC131054352 gene encoding protein LNK1 isoform X1 — protein sequence MSGWSIDEMDDMFWDEFNQTKDHIVPDPSGAKESTWTGSGKQWKKLQCQNSNMLAKSAEQKMVGVNNVFEGKVSDLSCSDKKGELSSQPINVDTWVILHDEDLATNAYDPMCDDLSMGIDSQKQGVNGGYCKDLKSVNGDLILGYSKEDPLLSSRDADAVTNSSHFLLSDISPTEGDLDIFEGDHRSETSNSILEYDWENMGNFEEVERLFRNSESTLSEAMDNSSDELIWHTASFVSTNHSDPRSMYQGMNSSNPEMTNMGRLQHTEPKVKMECVPCDSSSSLVFNQKDDSDVERAPHNDQTSGHYIPLKKPSMSHMLASRGNTENVSGTLFEEQKSKGGGISEEAIRSQSPCQNEQTCTTYQYTNKVNSNLMQTKDQIKFADDDMALNSQKVPYIHSGYGYPLHCLLTMPSSSPGPHGRQPQPYFAAYQLAEGTSKEHQALKQHFDMISAPPIMTPQDKIEKLRWCQQMQDKLAIDHKQQINSMESSLLHKHPQKLQYQHEDVKPQEVVDRISETSTGELDQQDNTSADCGSAFDNEDSSMEAAMLHQLQTSVMELDIGTRLNIRDALYRLARNAVQRHNVNDTKNNSVTRGEDIETCLQETSCIQADRCAGISNFETETNAIDRMVAHLLFHRSPVASGEGSFTVTEAPSDVMSSVNSETLPATSSLCLWDPSAPPLGMMQTTIPVQAVTPIQDTCMGVSNQCIVNMQGSSSLTRSCNAASLHFHSQICDPLVSGDLHNTANGSLSKHQGGSQNNNHASDAKCNLLTQKCAVLENGKGFESFDLHGMKKIEVSKPNDGNYAERDSSENMDIDTCNMSADVLVAEESSKVGVNKENNSYMEIENMEHVVQPISPPARIMLVH from the exons ATGGATGATATGTTTTGGGATGAGTTCAACCAAACTAAGGACCATATTGTACCTGATCCTAGTGGTGCAAAAGAGAGTACATGGACAGGGAGTGGAAAGCAGTGGAAGAAGTTACAGTGTCAAAATTCCAATATGCTGGCTAAGAGTGCAGAGCAGAAAATGGTAGGAGTAAACAATGTCTTTGAGGGTAAGGTTTCAGATCTGTCTTGTTCAGATAAGAAGGGTGAGCTATCATCTCAGCCAATAAATGTGGATACATGGGTTATTCTACATGATGAAGACTTGGCAACAAATGCATATGATCCCATGTGTGACGACTTGTCCATGGGAATTGATTCTCAAAAGCAGGGAGTAAATGGTGGTTACTGCAAAGATTTGAAATCAGTCAATGGTGACCTAATTCTAGGGTACAGTAAAGAGGACCCTTTGTTGTCAAGTAGAGATGCAGATGCAGTGACTAATTCATCTCATTTCTTATTGAGTGATATTTCTCCAACAGAGGGTGACCTTGACATTTTTGAAGGGGATCACAGAAGTGAAACAAGCAATAGTATACTAGAATATGATTGGGAAAACATGGGCAACTTTGAGGAGGTTGAAAGACTTTTTCG AAATAGCGAGTCTACCTTGTCAGAAGCAATGGACAACAGTTCAGATGAATTGATATGGCATACAGCTTCATTTGTCTCAACTAATCATAGTGATCCAAGGAGTATGTATCAGGGGATGAATTCATCAAATCCAGAAATGACGAACATGGGAAGATTGCAACACACTGAACCTAAAGTAAAGATGGAGTGTGTACCATGTGACAGTTCATCTTCCCTTGTTTTCAATCAGAAAGATGACTCAGATGTTGAGCGTGCCCCTCATAATGACCAGACTTCAGGTCATTATATACCTTTGAAGAAGCCATCTATGAGTCACATGCTGGCATCACGAGGAAATACAGAGAATGTGTCTGGAACTTTATTTGAAGAACAG AAATCAAAGGGTGGTGGGATATCAGAAGAAGCTATACGCTCTCAGTCACCATGTCAAAATGAGCAGACATGCACAACTTATCAGTATACAAATAAA GTTAACTCAAATCTAATGCAGACAAAGGACCAGATAAAATTTGCTGATGATGACATGGCTCTTAATTCCCAGAAG GTTCCATACATCCATAGCGGCTATGGATACCCATTGCATTGTCTTCTTACTATGCCATCCTCCAGTCCAGGGCCTCATGGACGACAACCTCAGCCATATTTTGCTGCATACCAGCTGGCAGAAGGTACATCCAAGGAACACCAAGCTTTGAAACAGCATTTTGATATGATCTCTGCCCCACCCATCATGACACCACAAGATAAAATTGAAAAGTTAAGATGGTGCCAACAGATGCAAGACAAACTGGCTATTGATCATAAACAACAGATCAATTCTATGGAATCTTCTTTGCTTCATAAACACCCACAAAAATTACAATATCAGCATGAAGATGTGAAGCCACAAGAAGTTGTAGACAGAATTTCAGAAACATCAACTGGAGAGTTAGATCAACAGGACAACACGTCTGCAGATTGTGGATCAGCTTTTGATAATGAAGATTCCTCTATGGAGGCAGCAATGCTTCATCAACTTCAGACTTCAGTGATGGAG TTAGACATCGGCACAAGGCTTAATATACGAGATGCTTTATACCGTTTGGCCAGGAATGCCGTGCAACGGCACAATGTCAATGATACCAAGAATAACAGTGTAACCAGAGGAGAGGATATTGAAACATGTCTCCAGGAGACATCTTGTATACAAGCTGACAG GTGTGCTGGCATTTCAAACTTTGAAACGGAGACTAATGCCATTGATCGCATGGTGGCTCATTTACTTTTTCATAGATCTCCAGTAGCTTCAGGTGAAGGATCATTTACAGTAACAGAAGCTCCTAGTGATGTAATGTCTTCAGTGAATTCTGAGACTCTTCCAGCAACATCATCCTTGTGCTTATGGGATCCTTCAGCACCTCCATTGGGTATGATGCAGACCACAATTCCTGTTCAGGCTGTGACACCCATACAAGACACTTGTATGGGAGTCAGTAATCAATGCATAGTTAATATGCAAGGTAGCTCTTCTTTGACCAGATCTTGCAATGCTGCTTCTCTTCATTTTCATTCTCAAATATGTGATCCTCTTGTTTCTGGGGATCTCCATAATACTGCTAATGGGTCCCTGTCAAAACATCAAGGTGGTTCACAAAATAATAATCATGCTTCTGATGCTAAGTGCAATCTTCTCACCCAAAAATGTGCTGTTTTGGAGAATGGAAAGGGTTTTGAATCTTTTGATTTACATGGCATGAAGAAGATAGAAGTTTCAAAACCAAATGATGGGAATTATGCTGAACGGGACTCTTCAGAAAACATGGACATTGATACATGCAACATGTCTGCCGATGTTTTGGTTGCAGAAGAATCTTCAAAAGTTGGAGTGAACAAAGAGAATAACAGCTATATGGAGATTGAAAATATGGAACATGTAGTCCAGCCAATTTCTCCACCAGCTAGAATCATGCTAGTCCACTAA
- the LOC131054352 gene encoding protein LNK1 isoform X2: MDDMFWDEFNQTKDHIVPDPSGAKESTWTGSGKQWKKLQCQNSNMLAKSAEQKMVGVNNVFEGKVSDLSCSDKKGELSSQPINVDTWVILHDEDLATNAYDPMCDDLSMGIDSQKQGVNGGYCKDLKSVNGDLILGYSKEDPLLSSRDADAVTNSSHFLLSDISPTEGDLDIFEGDHRSETSNSILEYDWENMGNFEEVERLFRNSESTLSEAMDNSSDELIWHTASFVSTNHSDPRSMYQGMNSSNPEMTNMGRLQHTEPKVKMECVPCDSSSSLVFNQKDDSDVERAPHNDQTSGHYIPLKKPSMSHMLASRGNTENVSGTLFEEQKSKGGGISEEAIRSQSPCQNEQTCTTYQYTNKVNSNLMQTKDQIKFADDDMALNSQKVPYIHSGYGYPLHCLLTMPSSSPGPHGRQPQPYFAAYQLAEGTSKEHQALKQHFDMISAPPIMTPQDKIEKLRWCQQMQDKLAIDHKQQINSMESSLLHKHPQKLQYQHEDVKPQEVVDRISETSTGELDQQDNTSADCGSAFDNEDSSMEAAMLHQLQTSVMELDIGTRLNIRDALYRLARNAVQRHNVNDTKNNSVTRGEDIETCLQETSCIQADRCAGISNFETETNAIDRMVAHLLFHRSPVASGEGSFTVTEAPSDVMSSVNSETLPATSSLCLWDPSAPPLGMMQTTIPVQAVTPIQDTCMGVSNQCIVNMQGSSSLTRSCNAASLHFHSQICDPLVSGDLHNTANGSLSKHQGGSQNNNHASDAKCNLLTQKCAVLENGKGFESFDLHGMKKIEVSKPNDGNYAERDSSENMDIDTCNMSADVLVAEESSKVGVNKENNSYMEIENMEHVVQPISPPARIMLVH; the protein is encoded by the exons ATGGATGATATGTTTTGGGATGAGTTCAACCAAACTAAGGACCATATTGTACCTGATCCTAGTGGTGCAAAAGAGAGTACATGGACAGGGAGTGGAAAGCAGTGGAAGAAGTTACAGTGTCAAAATTCCAATATGCTGGCTAAGAGTGCAGAGCAGAAAATGGTAGGAGTAAACAATGTCTTTGAGGGTAAGGTTTCAGATCTGTCTTGTTCAGATAAGAAGGGTGAGCTATCATCTCAGCCAATAAATGTGGATACATGGGTTATTCTACATGATGAAGACTTGGCAACAAATGCATATGATCCCATGTGTGACGACTTGTCCATGGGAATTGATTCTCAAAAGCAGGGAGTAAATGGTGGTTACTGCAAAGATTTGAAATCAGTCAATGGTGACCTAATTCTAGGGTACAGTAAAGAGGACCCTTTGTTGTCAAGTAGAGATGCAGATGCAGTGACTAATTCATCTCATTTCTTATTGAGTGATATTTCTCCAACAGAGGGTGACCTTGACATTTTTGAAGGGGATCACAGAAGTGAAACAAGCAATAGTATACTAGAATATGATTGGGAAAACATGGGCAACTTTGAGGAGGTTGAAAGACTTTTTCG AAATAGCGAGTCTACCTTGTCAGAAGCAATGGACAACAGTTCAGATGAATTGATATGGCATACAGCTTCATTTGTCTCAACTAATCATAGTGATCCAAGGAGTATGTATCAGGGGATGAATTCATCAAATCCAGAAATGACGAACATGGGAAGATTGCAACACACTGAACCTAAAGTAAAGATGGAGTGTGTACCATGTGACAGTTCATCTTCCCTTGTTTTCAATCAGAAAGATGACTCAGATGTTGAGCGTGCCCCTCATAATGACCAGACTTCAGGTCATTATATACCTTTGAAGAAGCCATCTATGAGTCACATGCTGGCATCACGAGGAAATACAGAGAATGTGTCTGGAACTTTATTTGAAGAACAG AAATCAAAGGGTGGTGGGATATCAGAAGAAGCTATACGCTCTCAGTCACCATGTCAAAATGAGCAGACATGCACAACTTATCAGTATACAAATAAA GTTAACTCAAATCTAATGCAGACAAAGGACCAGATAAAATTTGCTGATGATGACATGGCTCTTAATTCCCAGAAG GTTCCATACATCCATAGCGGCTATGGATACCCATTGCATTGTCTTCTTACTATGCCATCCTCCAGTCCAGGGCCTCATGGACGACAACCTCAGCCATATTTTGCTGCATACCAGCTGGCAGAAGGTACATCCAAGGAACACCAAGCTTTGAAACAGCATTTTGATATGATCTCTGCCCCACCCATCATGACACCACAAGATAAAATTGAAAAGTTAAGATGGTGCCAACAGATGCAAGACAAACTGGCTATTGATCATAAACAACAGATCAATTCTATGGAATCTTCTTTGCTTCATAAACACCCACAAAAATTACAATATCAGCATGAAGATGTGAAGCCACAAGAAGTTGTAGACAGAATTTCAGAAACATCAACTGGAGAGTTAGATCAACAGGACAACACGTCTGCAGATTGTGGATCAGCTTTTGATAATGAAGATTCCTCTATGGAGGCAGCAATGCTTCATCAACTTCAGACTTCAGTGATGGAG TTAGACATCGGCACAAGGCTTAATATACGAGATGCTTTATACCGTTTGGCCAGGAATGCCGTGCAACGGCACAATGTCAATGATACCAAGAATAACAGTGTAACCAGAGGAGAGGATATTGAAACATGTCTCCAGGAGACATCTTGTATACAAGCTGACAG GTGTGCTGGCATTTCAAACTTTGAAACGGAGACTAATGCCATTGATCGCATGGTGGCTCATTTACTTTTTCATAGATCTCCAGTAGCTTCAGGTGAAGGATCATTTACAGTAACAGAAGCTCCTAGTGATGTAATGTCTTCAGTGAATTCTGAGACTCTTCCAGCAACATCATCCTTGTGCTTATGGGATCCTTCAGCACCTCCATTGGGTATGATGCAGACCACAATTCCTGTTCAGGCTGTGACACCCATACAAGACACTTGTATGGGAGTCAGTAATCAATGCATAGTTAATATGCAAGGTAGCTCTTCTTTGACCAGATCTTGCAATGCTGCTTCTCTTCATTTTCATTCTCAAATATGTGATCCTCTTGTTTCTGGGGATCTCCATAATACTGCTAATGGGTCCCTGTCAAAACATCAAGGTGGTTCACAAAATAATAATCATGCTTCTGATGCTAAGTGCAATCTTCTCACCCAAAAATGTGCTGTTTTGGAGAATGGAAAGGGTTTTGAATCTTTTGATTTACATGGCATGAAGAAGATAGAAGTTTCAAAACCAAATGATGGGAATTATGCTGAACGGGACTCTTCAGAAAACATGGACATTGATACATGCAACATGTCTGCCGATGTTTTGGTTGCAGAAGAATCTTCAAAAGTTGGAGTGAACAAAGAGAATAACAGCTATATGGAGATTGAAAATATGGAACATGTAGTCCAGCCAATTTCTCCACCAGCTAGAATCATGCTAGTCCACTAA